The genomic stretch AAACCTCCTTATACGACTCGCCATAATGCTCGCTCACCGCCTGTTTAAAGGCCTGCGGAGAAGCCGACCAGACATTATAATAGATCAGCTCGATATTGCTGTCAGTCCGCAGTTCCGGCATGATCCCGGCCTGGAGCAAAGAACTTTTACCCACCCCACTGGCTGCCAGCAACAGAGTCAACCGGTTGGCCCGAATTTTATCCAAAAGAATACTGGTTTCGTTACTGCGACCGAAGAAACGATCCTTTTCCTGTTCCGTAAAGGGCCGCAGCCCGATATAGGGCTGAAAACCGGAACCGGCTTGATGGCGTGATGCTGTCTGAGAAGAACTCATAAGGCCGCCTCCAATTTCTGAACAAAATCTGCAAGGGCAAGGTCATGGACCTTCACTCCCTTGTATCGCCAGAAGTCATGATCAAAGGAAGGAATATTTTCCTGAACAACAAGGGAAGCGGCATCATTATGCTGCAATTCCTTGAGAAACCCGATCAGCAGACGCTCTTCCCAACTCTGTGGATGATGTCCTATGAACCAAAGGGAACAGAGCGAACTCTTTAGCCTTTTACTGATATAGTTAGGAAATTGCTGCTCAATTAACCTGTTAAAGGCAAAGTAATCCCGCTCCGCCAGTAGCAGATGCTCCTGATTTCCGACAATACCGCCACGTAGCCGATAAATCACTGAATAACCATCCTTAATTGGATCAAGAGCCGAAATTTTATCCGGGGTGCAGCTGACCTCCTCTTTATCCGAATAGATCAATAGGCATTTCCCCTCTTCCATGTTCGGATATATCTCCACAAAATCCCGCCGTTTTGCCCGCAAAATCTCTTGGAGCATATTGTCATAACCAGCTGAAATAACCATAAAGGGTTGTTCAAAATCGGCAAGCACTTCATGTAACACGACAGTGGATGTTTTTCTGTCCATCAGCTCACGGAATTCATGAACCAGATCAGTCCGGCTACTTCTCGGGGAAATCAGTTTCTGCTCACACAATTCCGACAAGGGGGCCTGACAGCCGCCCTGACAGAGGCATTTTTTTATTTCCGCTGTCGAGGGAATTTGTGCGCCGAGGAGATGCGATATCTCCTGACCAAGACAGAGGATGACCTCGCCTCGTGCAAGTTGTTTGGCAAGCCGTAGATAATCCGGCCCTTCAGCAATGTCTTGCCTTTTTTGGTCCAAGGACTCCAGAAAACGAACAAGCACTTCCCATTCATCAGGCCGGTCAGCGGCATTGCCGATTTTTTCCAACAAGGCTTCATCTTCAGGACAAAGCCCTTTCTCCTCCATCCGTTTGAACTCGTTGCGAACAGCCTTGGTAAGCCTGTCGTACAGCTTGTCATCAATATCGAAATCCGGCAACAGGCTCCGCAGCTGTTTTTTCGCCAAGGCAATGCGGTCAGCAGGAGCTAAAGCCGTACACAGCGCGGAGAAGGAAGGGCTAAGGCTCTCAATCTCCGGATAAATGGTTTTCAGATTCGAAATATCAACAGCATAGCCGTATTTTCCGTTAGCAACCCGCTCACTGACCACGCCGATTAAACGACCATTCTCGTCGCAGAGTGGAGAGCCGCTGTAGCCGCCCTTCAGTTGGCAGAAATCATCATCTGTAATATGCAGATCCCAGGTCGGAATATATCCCCCGTCAGAAGACTGACGAGGGGCATTCTGTCCCAAGTGACCTTCTATCCTTCTGAGCCCATAATTTTTATTGACAAGACTGAACCCACGAAGCTGAATTTTATCGCCTTCCTCCCTCTTGGTTATGCGATTCTGCAAGGGAGGCGGAGAATCGTCCCAAGGAATGCTCAACAAAGCCAGATCAATGGCATCAATTGCTCCGATCTTTACAATGTCGGCCTGATCAATTTCCTGCCCAATGACCTTTACGCGATCGTCAAGGTCTTTCACGACATGAGCGCAGGTCAAAATAAAAAGCCGTTTGTCTTTGCACGCAACGGCAAAACCGGTGCCAAACTTTTTATTCTTGTCCGGTTCTGGACTAGCCAGCCGAAAGACAGTGTTTTGATCAATTTGCATTTTAGATTTCGTCAGATTTTGGCGAGATAGACAGCTTAACCTTGAGATTGGCACTCCCCTTGCTCTTGGCCAAAAAGACCGAACCCTCAGCGGAAAAACCGAGTTGAAGCTCAATCTCCACATTATCAATGGTCATTTCCTTGTTCAGCTCCTGCCACACCGAGACCATAGGCCGACAGGCCTTGAGCAATACCGGTTTCACGGTATCAATCGCCTTGCCTACCTGCTCCGGCATCCCGCCAGCAATCTGGTTTACCTGATCATCAGGGACATCCACTTCGACCAGCAGGCCGTCTTCCAATTCAATGAGTTGAGCGGTCATATCGTATTTTCTCCTTATCAGCTGATTACCTGAATTCGTATAAAAACAGCAGCAATACTGCGCTGTCTCGTTCTGGCATGTTATACAAACATGTATTCTTGACAGTTACGCACCATTTTCGCAAGCAAAAACAGAGCACAGCATTCTCACAGCAATGAATATAGCTCAATCGAACAGGTCCACATGAACTCCGCGCAACATTGATCAGAAGACAGGAAAAAACGCTTAAGAGGAAGGAAGATACAGAGATTACAGGGTCGTTCAAAAAAGGAGGCGAGGAGTTCGCTGGTCAAGAAAGGTTTGCCCCCCATAAATCGTGAAGGGTCATGAAAAAAGAAACACCCCATCTACAGATGGTCGATTATGCTCCCAACCAGTTAGAAGCTCTTCTTCGCAGCATACCGGAAAAAGCAGAGACCATCCTCCAAAGTATTGGGGATTTCTTCCGACTTGGTTATACAGATATCCAGGTCTCGCAAAATGCCGTCTTCAACACTGTAGATCCACCCGTGAACGGCCAATTCCTGTCCCGCTTTCCAGGCCCCCTGAACAATCGTTGTCTGGCAGACGTTCACCACCTGTTCAATAACGTTCAGTTCACAAAGACGATCTATTTTTTCCTGTTCGCTGCCCAGATTATCAAGCTCATTCTGGTGAAAGCGCTGAACATCCTTGATGTTCCTGAGCCAGTTGTCAATGAGCCCGTGTTCTTTATCCTCCCAGGCCGCCTGAATACCACCGCAGCCATAATGGCCACAGACGATAATATGTTTTATTTTAAGAACCTCTATGGCGTACTGTATCACAGACAGGCAATTCAAGTCAGAATGCACAACGATATTTGCGATATTACGGTGAACAAAGACCTCCCCTGGGAGTGCATCAATAATTTGATTTGCTGGTACGCGGCTGTCTGCACAACCAATCCAGAGATATTCAGGACTTTGCTGCTCTGAAAGTTTCTTAAAAAACTCAGGGTCAGATTCCTGCACTTTCTCTGCCCAATTCCTGTTCTGGTCAAAAATTACTTTTAACTTACGCATGATCTACGACCTATTTTATTAACGGGTTGTTCATCGACACCTGACTACATGCTCAAAACAAAAAAAGAAACCGCCCGCAGCTCTTCCTGCCCAGCAGTCCCAAAATATACAGCGAGGTGTACTGATCGGAAATTTAAACAGCCCTTGTTCCTTGTCAACCGGGGCGCCTCGCTCCAGTATAACAAAAAAAGTCCTGCAATTGAAGAGTTGTCTTTATAATCCTTTACGGGACAGGGTGCATCCAATCACATTAAGCATAACCTTATTTTCCATTGACTGCTCAGCAAATCTGTTTTATAGACACTCAGAACATTCCATCCATCTTTATCAACTATCAAGAAAGCAATGCACTTACCCAAAAGATACTGAGGAAATTGTCTGACAAGGTCGCCCAGGTTGGGTGTACTGACGGCACATGCATTTCCTCTTCCGCTTTCCTGAACCTGCCCTTTTTTCGGGCTCCATCGTTTCAATAATTCGGAAATGAAATGCCTGCCGATTCAGGCTGAGGCTCAACATTACCGGATTACTCAAGGATGAAGCTGTCAACGCTTATTGATTCCCTCCCGCCTTACAGCGGAATATTAAGCAGAGCCCTACTTTTTGCATGCATACGCACGTCCTGCAACAGGGAGTGGTCATGCTGATTGATACCTTTTTACGGCGTGGGTACCATACCGTCCGCCTGCTGATCAGCGGTCTTTTCCTCTATGCGGGCAGCGGCAAGCTCTTTGCCCTGCCCTCTTTTGCCCTGACCATCAGCGACTACGGCCTGGTCCCGGAAGGACTCGTCCTGCCGACAGCATTTCTCTTAGTTGCAGCTGAGCTGATTGCGGCCTTTGCCCTGTTGCTGAACCTTCGCGGCGGCCTTACCGGGATCACCCTGCTCCTGATCCTGTTTATCGCTGTCCTGCTGTACGGTATCCAGCTCGGCCTTGCCGTGGACTGTGGCTGCTTCGGTTCAGGAGATCAACAACACACTGCCGCTCAGGGTTTGCATCAGGCTGTATATCGGGATCTCATGATGCTGGCAGGATGTATCTTCCTGTATTGGTACCGCTGGTATCGTTCCATCGCTGCAATGAGCCTGCGCAGCCTGAAGACATTTCCTTTTTCAAACAGATACCTCCCGAAAAAACGGGAAAAAATGAACCCTTCAAGAAAAGGAAAACACAATGTATGAAATGAAAAAAATGCTTATTTGGACAATGGTCGGAGCCTTTCTGACCTTGGGAGCAACCTCAGCCTCGGCATTGGGATTTGGTCAAAACAAATTTGAAAAAGAGGTGGAAAAAGAGCAGGGGGCAGTCAAACTGGCCCGTGAGACCGTGCAGGGCGATTACGGCCTGATCACCACAGCGGAACTGAAAAAACTCATCGACTCAGGCAAGGACATTCTAGTCATCGACACCATGCCCTACGAGGACAGCTATAAGAAAAACCACATTCCCGGAGCCAAGCAATTCCTCTTTCCCATCCCGCCGATGGAAACCTGGGACACCAAGGAAACAGGTGGAAAAAGCCAGGACGATTATGCAGCCCTGTTAGGAACAGATAAAAATAAAACCATTGTGGTCTACTGCGGTTTTGTCAAATGCACCCGCAGTCATAACGGGGCCATATGGGCAAGAAAGTTGGGCTACACCAAGGTATTGCGCCATCCCGGCGGAATCTTTGCTTGGAAGGGTGCTGAGTATCCCACGGACAGCACAAAATAAGAGTTTGATCGTTTGATCAACCGCGCATAAAAAAAGGCCGCTCCTGCCAAGCAGGAACGGCCTTTCCTTTATCCGTCTGCACGAATCGAGGGAGAGTGGATTACTTCTTCACTAAGCCTACAATAAAAAGAAGGATTATCGCCCCCACCACTGCGGTGACAAGGGAGCCCACCAAGTCGTTTCCCACTGGTATCCCGAGCTGACCAAAGGCCCAGCCCCCGATCACAGAACCGATGATGCCGATGACGATATTCATCAGCAGTCCAGAACCGCCTCCCTTTATAATTTTACCAGCCAGCCAACCAGCCAGCGCACCAAGGCCGAGAAAGATCAACAACGAAGTGAGATCCATATTTCTCCCCTTATTTTATGATGCAATGTTTGGCAAAATCAACAGCCTCACCCGCAGACCAGTCTGACTTGGGTTTATCCCGCATATTCTGACACCATCGCTCACTACCCACCGTTGCAAGACAGCCTGACATCATAACTGCTACTCCAACCAGGACAACACCGCATACGATTTTCTTCAACAATTTCATTTTTCTTTTCTCCTGTTGCTATTCCGAGTAAATATTACCGCCTTCTTGTCTGATGCCTTCTTCCGCCATCATTACGGGGACTGCGGGGGTTGCGGGGGCTTTTCTCGCTCCCTTTATTTCTTCCTTTATTTTCCCCTTTAGGCGGCTTAACCAATAGCTCCGCCTCCGGCAACACACAGGTCATTGATTTCCCGATGTACTCTTCAATGTCAGGAAGCTGAAATGCCCCTTCTTCACAGGCAAAGCTGATGGCGATACCGCTCTTCCCGGCTCTGCCTGTCCTGCCGATCCGGTGAACATAATCTTCCGGCTCATAGGGCAAGGTGTAATTCACCACATGACTGATACCGTCAATATGAATTCCGCGCCCGGCCACGTCTGTCGCAATCATTACGGCAGCATCTCCGCCTCGAAAGCTTTCCAGTCTGGTCTGACGTTTTTTCTGGGGAACATCACCGGTTAACAGAATAGCATTGATCCCGTTACGCTGCAACCGATCATTGAGGCGGGCAGCTTCGATTTTCATATTGGTAAAAACCATGATCCGCTCATGCTCCTGCGTCTTGATCAGGTTGTAGAGCACATGGTATTTCTCATCACTGGTCACGGTATAGACCACCTGGCGTACCGTATCAATAGCCACCTGCTCCGGCTTGCTCTCAATAGATATCGGCTTAACACACCATTGCGAAGCCAGATGCTTGACATCCTCGGTCAGCGTTGCGGAAAAAAGCATAGTCTGGCGTTTTTCCTTGGGAGGCATTTTATAGATAATCCGCCGAACATCCGGGATAAAGCCCATGTCCAACATCCGATCCGCCTCATCAATGACCATGATTCCAGCCTGCTGGAGATTGAGCACCCTCTTAGAAACGTAATCCAGCAGACGACCCGGCGTCGCAACAAGGACATCAACAGGACGTTCTGCCAGGACCCGCTCCTGTTTCTGGTAATCGGTCCCGCCGTAGACAGCCACAACGCGCAGCGGAGCATACTTGGCCAAAGCCTGACCGTCTTTGGCAATCTGCATGACCAGTTCCCTGGTCGGAGCAATAATCAAAGCCCGGGGAAATCCGGGCTTACGTAGAGGTGATTTCTCTTCGGCCTGCCGGTGCCGCTTATTCTCATTGATCAGACGGGCAAAGACCGCAACCAGAAAAACCGCGCTTTTGCCAGTCCCGGTCCCAGCTCTGGCAATGATATCCTTCCCGGCCATAGCGTCAGGCAGGGCCTTTTCCTGAATGGGGGTGCAGTATTTAAAATCAAGATCGGCAATAGCATGCATCAGGCCCAACGACAAAGAAAAATCATGAAAACGGCTCTTGCCCTCCACCGGATCAACCGAGAACTGCTCCAAAGTCCAGCGCGGCTTCTTCCTTCTCGGATTTCGAGGCAGTCGGTTCTGCGCTGTTCCCTCTGCTGCTCCCTTTGCACCTCTTTGCTGTTCCGCAGCTGCGGGCTGAACCGTTTTAACAGTTTTTTCGGAAGATGTGTGCTGCAGTTCTGTCGAGTGCAACGGCTCTTGTTCGGGCAAAGAGGTCGTTTTTTTCTTTTTCTCACCCGATCCAGACAGCCGTTTCAATTTTCGTCCGGCCTTAATAAGGAATCGTTTAATCATATTTTTTTTCGAAACATAGTCTTGGCATTTGCCAAAATTCAGGCAGCCTTTTGATCGGAATAAGCGCCACCGGCAGAAAGATCTCCATCCCGCATGGCCAAATAATCATCAAAGTCCATCATCTCATCAACAATACGATCAGGAAAAAACTCAATGATTCTGTTCGCTACCGTGGACACGAACTGATGATCATGGGAGGCAAAGAGCGCCACCTCGGAATAGGTCGTCAGGGCATTATTCAGAGAAGTGATGGACTCCAAGTCGAGGTGATTGGTGGGTTCATCCAGAATCAGTACATTAGCTCCAGAAAGCATCATGCGGGACAACATACAGCGCACCCGCTCACCACCGGAAAGGACAGAGGTCTTTTTCATGGCCTCCTCGCCGGAAAACAGCATTCTCCCGAGAAATCCCCGGACAAAGCTTTCATCCTCTTTGGCCGAAGCAAACTGACGCAGCCAACCGACCAAATCAAGTCCATCATCTTCAAAGTACGTCCCATTCTCCTTGGGAAAATAGGAGTTGGTGATGGTCACGCCCCAACGAAAAGAGCCACTGTCCGGCTCCAGCTCACCGGCCAAAATCTGGAACAGGGTGGTTTTGGCTAAACTGTTTGGACCGGCAAAGGCGATCTTATCCCCTTTATTAACTATCAGACTGAAATCTTTGAACATGGAAACACCGTCCACCTCCTTACTCAACCCTTCAATCTCCAGGATCACATCACCACAGGGCCGCTCCGGTTTAAACTCGATATAGGGATATTTGCGGGAAGAAACCGGCATGTCCTCAATAGTGAGTTTTTCCAAAAGCTTCTTACGAGAGGTGGCCTGCTTGGCCTTGGAAGCATTGGAGCTGAAACGCTGGATAAAGGACTTGAGCTCCTGCTCCTTAGCCTTATTTTTCTTGCTCTCGGTCTCTTTCTGACGAAAATGAAGTTCACTGGCCTGCTGCCAAAAATCATAATTGCCCACATAGACTCTGATCCTGCCGTAATCGATATCCGCCATATGGGTACAGACCTGATTGAGAAAATGGCGATCATGGGAAACAATGATGACAGTATTCTGAAAACGGGAGAGGAAATTCTCCAGCCAGGTAATGGTCGCAATATCCAAATGGTTGGTCGGCTCATCCAAAAGGAGGATATCCGGGCTACCGAACAAGGTCTGGGCCAGCAGGACCCGGACCTTCTCCGTCCCTTCCAGCTCCTTCATTTTTTTCTGGAGCTGGTCTTCACCGATCCCGAGCCCCTTGAGGAGAACCGCTGCTTCGGATTCCGCCTCATACCCGTTCATCTCCCCGAACAACACCTCTAGTTCACCGGAGCGAATACCGTCTTCTTCATTAAAATCCGGTTTGGCATAGATGGCATCGCGCTCGGCCATGATCTTGTAGAGCTCTTTATGCCCCATGATCACGGTATTGATGACTGTATGCTCGTCAAAGGCGTACTGATCCTGGCTCAGTACGGCAACCCGCTGCCCCGGTGTTATGAAAACATCTCCATGATCCGGATCAATCTCTCCAGACAAGATCTTGAGAAAAGTGGATTTTCCAGCACCGTTGGCACCGATCAGTCCGTAGCAATTTCCTGGTGCAAACTTAATATTTACTTCTTTAAAAATAACCCTCTTACCATAAGAGAGTCCTATATTATTTGTTGTTATCATAGCTTGCTCGCTAAAAGTTGTGCAGGTGAATTCTGCAATGATGAGTAAGGAGAGAAAAGAGGTGGGAAAACTGCATTAACCGTGCCTATTCAAGGCACCGGGCGCGACTCACAAGGAGCTGGGACGTTTTTTCCTTTTGACGTGCTCTGGCAGAACAGCTTCCTGTCCTGGCGCTTCTTTGCTTTCTATATACTTGCGGCTTGCTCAGCCTGTTTCTTTCTTTTTTCTCGTAATTTGATCCACTATAACAGGAACAGCTTGCTCGCGTAAATGTTTTTCCTGTGACAGCTTCAGAACTTCGGACATAAAAAAAACCCCGTAATATAACATTACGGGGT from Candidatus Electrothrix communis encodes the following:
- a CDS encoding serine protease, whose protein sequence is MQIDQNTVFRLASPEPDKNKKFGTGFAVACKDKRLFILTCAHVVKDLDDRVKVIGQEIDQADIVKIGAIDAIDLALLSIPWDDSPPPLQNRITKREEGDKIQLRGFSLVNKNYGLRRIEGHLGQNAPRQSSDGGYIPTWDLHITDDDFCQLKGGYSGSPLCDENGRLIGVVSERVANGKYGYAVDISNLKTIYPEIESLSPSFSALCTALAPADRIALAKKQLRSLLPDFDIDDKLYDRLTKAVRNEFKRMEEKGLCPEDEALLEKIGNAADRPDEWEVLVRFLESLDQKRQDIAEGPDYLRLAKQLARGEVILCLGQEISHLLGAQIPSTAEIKKCLCQGGCQAPLSELCEQKLISPRSSRTDLVHEFRELMDRKTSTVVLHEVLADFEQPFMVISAGYDNMLQEILRAKRRDFVEIYPNMEEGKCLLIYSDKEEVSCTPDKISALDPIKDGYSVIYRLRGGIVGNQEHLLLAERDYFAFNRLIEQQFPNYISKRLKSSLCSLWFIGHHPQSWEERLLIGFLKELQHNDAASLVVQENIPSFDHDFWRYKGVKVHDLALADFVQKLEAAL
- a CDS encoding CU044_2847 family protein, coding for MTAQLIELEDGLLVEVDVPDDQVNQIAGGMPEQVGKAIDTVKPVLLKACRPMVSVWQELNKEMTIDNVEIELQLGFSAEGSVFLAKSKGSANLKVKLSISPKSDEI
- the can gene encoding carbonate dehydratase; translated protein: MRKLKVIFDQNRNWAEKVQESDPEFFKKLSEQQSPEYLWIGCADSRVPANQIIDALPGEVFVHRNIANIVVHSDLNCLSVIQYAIEVLKIKHIIVCGHYGCGGIQAAWEDKEHGLIDNWLRNIKDVQRFHQNELDNLGSEQEKIDRLCELNVIEQVVNVCQTTIVQGAWKAGQELAVHGWIYSVEDGILRDLDICITKSEEIPNTLEDGLCFFRYAAKKSF
- a CDS encoding MauE/DoxX family redox-associated membrane protein — protein: MHTHVLQQGVVMLIDTFLRRGYHTVRLLISGLFLYAGSGKLFALPSFALTISDYGLVPEGLVLPTAFLLVAAELIAAFALLLNLRGGLTGITLLLILFIAVLLYGIQLGLAVDCGCFGSGDQQHTAAQGLHQAVYRDLMMLAGCIFLYWYRWYRSIAAMSLRSLKTFPFSNRYLPKKREKMNPSRKGKHNV
- a CDS encoding rhodanese-like domain-containing protein translates to MYEMKKMLIWTMVGAFLTLGATSASALGFGQNKFEKEVEKEQGAVKLARETVQGDYGLITTAELKKLIDSGKDILVIDTMPYEDSYKKNHIPGAKQFLFPIPPMETWDTKETGGKSQDDYAALLGTDKNKTIVVYCGFVKCTRSHNGAIWARKLGYTKVLRHPGGIFAWKGAEYPTDSTK
- a CDS encoding GlsB/YeaQ/YmgE family stress response membrane protein; translation: MDLTSLLIFLGLGALAGWLAGKIIKGGGSGLLMNIVIGIIGSVIGGWAFGQLGIPVGNDLVGSLVTAVVGAIILLFIVGLVKK
- a CDS encoding DUF3012 domain-containing protein; its protein translation is MKLLKKIVCGVVLVGVAVMMSGCLATVGSERWCQNMRDKPKSDWSAGEAVDFAKHCIIK
- a CDS encoding DEAD/DEAH box helicase; the protein is MIKRFLIKAGRKLKRLSGSGEKKKKTTSLPEQEPLHSTELQHTSSEKTVKTVQPAAAEQQRGAKGAAEGTAQNRLPRNPRRKKPRWTLEQFSVDPVEGKSRFHDFSLSLGLMHAIADLDFKYCTPIQEKALPDAMAGKDIIARAGTGTGKSAVFLVAVFARLINENKRHRQAEEKSPLRKPGFPRALIIAPTRELVMQIAKDGQALAKYAPLRVVAVYGGTDYQKQERVLAERPVDVLVATPGRLLDYVSKRVLNLQQAGIMVIDEADRMLDMGFIPDVRRIIYKMPPKEKRQTMLFSATLTEDVKHLASQWCVKPISIESKPEQVAIDTVRQVVYTVTSDEKYHVLYNLIKTQEHERIMVFTNMKIEAARLNDRLQRNGINAILLTGDVPQKKRQTRLESFRGGDAAVMIATDVAGRGIHIDGISHVVNYTLPYEPEDYVHRIGRTGRAGKSGIAISFACEEGAFQLPDIEEYIGKSMTCVLPEAELLVKPPKGENKGRNKGSEKSPRNPRSPRNDGGRRHQTRRR
- a CDS encoding ATP-binding cassette domain-containing protein translates to MITTNNIGLSYGKRVIFKEVNIKFAPGNCYGLIGANGAGKSTFLKILSGEIDPDHGDVFITPGQRVAVLSQDQYAFDEHTVINTVIMGHKELYKIMAERDAIYAKPDFNEEDGIRSGELEVLFGEMNGYEAESEAAVLLKGLGIGEDQLQKKMKELEGTEKVRVLLAQTLFGSPDILLLDEPTNHLDIATITWLENFLSRFQNTVIIVSHDRHFLNQVCTHMADIDYGRIRVYVGNYDFWQQASELHFRQKETESKKNKAKEQELKSFIQRFSSNASKAKQATSRKKLLEKLTIEDMPVSSRKYPYIEFKPERPCGDVILEIEGLSKEVDGVSMFKDFSLIVNKGDKIAFAGPNSLAKTTLFQILAGELEPDSGSFRWGVTITNSYFPKENGTYFEDDGLDLVGWLRQFASAKEDESFVRGFLGRMLFSGEEAMKKTSVLSGGERVRCMLSRMMLSGANVLILDEPTNHLDLESITSLNNALTTYSEVALFASHDHQFVSTVANRIIEFFPDRIVDEMMDFDDYLAMRDGDLSAGGAYSDQKAA